A DNA window from Sphingomonas changnyeongensis contains the following coding sequences:
- the pheT gene encoding phenylalanine--tRNA ligase subunit beta, translated as MKFTLSWLKEHLETDAGLDEIVLTLTRIGLEVEGVENPAERLRGFRIARVLTAARHPQADKLQVLSVDCGDGPLQVVCGAPNARAGMVGVLGLPGAVVPANGMALKVSAIRGVESNGMMCSSRELELGDDHDGIIELPEDAAIGTAFADYAGLDDPVIDVAITPNRQDCMGVRGIARDLAAAGLGTLRPLDAVVADLPAIVPQGAGPDVRTEDAAGCPAFYGQAVRDVTNGPSPDWLQRRLKAVGQKPISALVDITNYVMLGLGRPLHVYDMAKLSGGLVARKAQDGESVLALNGKSYALTRGMTVIADDAAVHDIGGIMGGEHSGCADDTRDVLIECAYFDPEHIARTGQTLMLTSDARTRFERGVDPAFLDEGLAIATRLVLALCGGTATEVTRSGEPPEGGAVIGYDPRLAATLGGLAVPAARQVEILESLGFVVQPLDGNGDPVALDGGFEDFRVTVPSWRRDVDGPADLVEEVIRIAGIDHVPSTPLPRADGVARPTASPEQLVERRVRRTAAARGLNEAITWSFLSEAEAGAVGGGAWTLANPISEDLKVMRPSLLPGLMGAARRNIDRGMKSVRLFELGRRYLADGERLTLGFVLAGERAARGWASGRAQPFDAFDAKAEALALLEAAGAPVDNLQVMGEAGDSYHPGQSATLRLGPKTVLAAFGALHPALARRFDLAVPVVAGEVYLDAVPARRGATRQRPAYQPPALQAVTRDFAFVAPMDLAADALVRAVRGADKARITGARLFDLFTGTGVPEGQKSLAVEVVLQPAEKSFTDEDLAGISARIVAAAAKLGATLRA; from the coding sequence GGCTTTCGCATCGCGCGCGTGCTGACCGCCGCGCGCCACCCCCAGGCCGACAAGCTGCAGGTGCTGAGCGTCGATTGCGGCGACGGCCCGTTGCAGGTGGTGTGCGGCGCGCCCAATGCGCGCGCGGGGATGGTCGGCGTGCTCGGCCTGCCCGGCGCGGTCGTGCCGGCCAATGGCATGGCGCTGAAGGTGTCCGCCATTCGCGGCGTCGAATCCAACGGCATGATGTGTTCGTCGCGCGAGCTGGAGCTGGGCGATGATCATGACGGCATCATCGAACTGCCCGAGGATGCGGCGATCGGCACCGCCTTTGCCGATTATGCGGGGCTGGATGATCCGGTGATCGACGTGGCGATCACGCCCAACCGGCAGGATTGCATGGGCGTGCGCGGCATCGCCCGCGATCTGGCGGCGGCGGGCCTCGGCACGCTCCGGCCGCTCGACGCCGTGGTCGCGGACCTGCCGGCAATCGTGCCGCAGGGCGCAGGGCCCGATGTGCGGACCGAGGATGCGGCGGGCTGCCCGGCCTTTTACGGCCAGGCGGTGCGCGACGTGACCAACGGCCCCTCGCCCGACTGGTTGCAGCGCCGGCTGAAGGCGGTGGGGCAGAAGCCGATTTCGGCGCTGGTCGACATCACCAATTATGTCATGCTCGGGCTGGGCCGGCCGCTTCATGTCTATGACATGGCAAAGCTTTCGGGCGGGCTGGTGGCGCGCAAGGCGCAGGACGGCGAAAGCGTGCTGGCGCTCAACGGCAAGAGCTATGCGCTCACCCGCGGCATGACCGTGATCGCCGACGATGCGGCGGTGCACGATATCGGCGGCATCATGGGCGGCGAACATTCGGGCTGTGCGGACGATACCCGCGACGTGCTGATCGAATGCGCCTATTTTGATCCCGAACATATCGCCCGCACTGGCCAGACGCTGATGCTGACCAGCGATGCCCGCACCCGGTTCGAACGCGGCGTCGATCCGGCGTTTCTGGACGAGGGGCTGGCGATCGCAACCCGGCTGGTGCTGGCGCTGTGCGGCGGCACCGCAACCGAGGTGACCCGCAGCGGCGAGCCGCCGGAAGGCGGCGCGGTGATCGGCTATGATCCCCGGCTGGCCGCGACGCTGGGCGGCCTTGCCGTGCCCGCCGCGCGCCAGGTCGAGATCCTCGAAAGCCTGGGCTTTGTCGTCCAGCCGCTCGACGGCAATGGCGATCCGGTCGCGCTGGACGGCGGCTTTGAGGATTTCCGCGTGACCGTGCCAAGCTGGCGGCGCGATGTCGACGGCCCCGCCGATCTGGTCGAGGAGGTGATCCGCATCGCCGGCATCGATCATGTGCCGTCAACGCCGCTGCCGCGCGCCGACGGGGTCGCCCGCCCGACCGCCAGCCCCGAACAGCTGGTCGAGCGGCGGGTGCGCCGCACGGCGGCGGCGCGTGGCCTGAACGAGGCGATCACCTGGTCCTTCCTGTCCGAGGCCGAGGCCGGGGCGGTGGGCGGCGGCGCATGGACGCTCGCCAACCCGATCAGCGAGGATCTGAAGGTCATGCGCCCGTCGCTGCTGCCGGGCCTGATGGGCGCGGCGCGGCGCAACATCGACCGGGGGATGAAGAGCGTCAGGCTGTTCGAACTCGGGCGGCGCTATCTGGCGGATGGCGAGCGGCTGACGCTCGGCTTCGTGCTCGCCGGCGAGCGCGCGGCGCGCGGCTGGGCAAGCGGCCGGGCGCAGCCATTCGACGCGTTCGATGCCAAGGCGGAAGCGCTCGCCCTGCTCGAGGCCGCGGGGGCCCCGGTCGACAATCTGCAGGTGATGGGCGAGGCTGGCGACAGCTATCACCCCGGCCAGTCGGCGACGCTGCGGCTTGGCCCGAAAACGGTGCTGGCGGCGTTCGGCGCGCTGCATCCGGCGCTGGCGCGGCGGTTCGACCTGGCGGTGCCGGTGGTGGCGGGCGAAGTCTATCTGGACGCGGTGCCGGCGCGGCGCGGCGCGACCCGCCAGCGCCCGGCCTATCAGCCGCCCGCGCTGCAGGCGGTGACGCGCGACTTTGCGTTCGTCGCGCCGATGGATCTGGCCGCCGACGCGCTGGTGCGCGCGGTGCGCGGGGCGGACAAGGCGCGCATCACCGGCGCGCGGCTGTTCGACCTGTTCACCGGCACCGGCGTGCCCGAGGGGCAGAAGTCGCTGGCGGTCGAAGTCGTGCTGCAACCGGCCGAGAAAAGCTTCACTGACGAGGATCTGGCCGGCATTTCGGCCCGCATCGTCGCGGCCGCGGCCAAGCTGGGCGCGACGCTGCGCGCCTGA
- a CDS encoding TetR/AcrR family transcriptional regulator translates to MAGRRSGAATVAASDAASGPAADGAAAEAAAGGATDKTPRTARGRKTLRAILDAAAAEFGARGFHDTGITHITQRAGVALGTFYTYFNSKEEVFRALVRDMSAQVRDHVAPAIAAAPDGLAAERAGLASFLGFVRAHKEIYRIIDEAEFVDPDSYRAHYQNTADRIALRLGEAERRGDLSIADTEVVAWAIMGMNVFLGLRFGVLGDDRTPDEVAGIANALIARGLVRG, encoded by the coding sequence ATGGCCGGCAGGCGTAGCGGCGCGGCAACAGTTGCAGCTTCGGACGCGGCTTCAGGCCCGGCCGCAGATGGCGCAGCGGCCGAGGCGGCAGCCGGCGGCGCGACCGACAAGACGCCGCGCACCGCGCGCGGGCGCAAGACGCTGCGCGCGATCCTCGATGCGGCGGCGGCGGAGTTTGGCGCGCGCGGCTTTCACGACACCGGCATCACCCACATCACCCAGCGCGCGGGCGTCGCGCTCGGCACCTTCTACACCTATTTCAACTCCAAGGAGGAAGTGTTCCGGGCGCTGGTGCGCGACATGTCGGCGCAGGTGCGCGACCATGTCGCCCCGGCGATCGCAGCGGCGCCGGACGGGCTGGCGGCCGAACGCGCCGGCCTGGCGAGCTTTCTCGGCTTCGTGCGCGCGCACAAGGAAATCTACCGCATCATCGACGAGGCCGAGTTCGTCGATCCCGACAGCTACCGCGCCCATTATCAGAACACCGCCGACCGCATCGCGCTCAGGCTCGGCGAGGCCGAACGGCGCGGCGACCTGAGCATCGCCGACACCGAAGTCGTCGCCTGGGCGATCATGGGGATGAACGTGTTTCTGGGCCTGCGCTTCGGCGTGCTGGGCGATGATCGCACGCCCGATGAAGTGGCCGGGATCGCCAATGCGCTGATCGCGCGCGGGCTGGTGCGGGGGTAG
- the metX gene encoding homoserine O-acetyltransferase MetX, producing the protein MSDDARFGLSRQLRLPGPFPLDGGTSLGEIEIAYETHGRLNAAGNNAVLICHALTGDQHVASPHPRTGKPGWWTRMVGPGKPVDPERHLIICANVLGSCMGSTGPASLDPATGTPYAMRFPVITIRDMVRAQAALLDHLGIARLRAVVGGSMGGMQALSWAATYPARVEAAVVIASAARHSAQNIAFHEVGRQAVMADPRWRGGDYYASGDPPTAGLAVARMAAHITYLSEAGLTEKFGRRLQGRPDKPGGAKSFGFDADFQVESYLRHQGLSFTDRFDANSYLYITRALDYFDLAEDHGGRLADAFRGSAARFCLISFDTDWLYPTAESRAIAHALNAAGAAVSCVELSSPFGHDAFLLDAPEMNRIVDGFLRAGE; encoded by the coding sequence ATGAGCGACGATGCCCGTTTCGGCCTGTCCCGCCAGCTGCGCCTGCCCGGCCCGTTCCCGCTCGACGGCGGCACGTCGCTTGGCGAGATCGAGATCGCCTATGAAACCCATGGCCGGCTGAATGCGGCGGGCAACAACGCGGTCCTGATCTGCCATGCGCTGACCGGCGACCAGCATGTCGCCTCGCCGCATCCGCGCACCGGCAAGCCCGGCTGGTGGACGCGCATGGTCGGCCCCGGCAAGCCGGTCGATCCCGAGCGGCATCTGATCATCTGCGCCAATGTGCTGGGATCGTGCATGGGCTCGACCGGCCCGGCGAGCCTCGATCCGGCGACGGGCACGCCCTATGCGATGCGCTTTCCGGTGATCACCATCCGCGACATGGTGCGCGCGCAGGCGGCGCTCCTCGACCATCTCGGCATCGCGCGGCTGCGCGCCGTGGTCGGCGGGTCGATGGGCGGGATGCAGGCGCTCAGCTGGGCCGCCACCTATCCGGCACGGGTCGAGGCGGCGGTGGTGATCGCCTCCGCCGCCCGCCATTCGGCGCAGAACATCGCCTTTCACGAGGTCGGCCGTCAGGCGGTCATGGCCGATCCGCGCTGGCGCGGCGGCGATTATTACGCCAGCGGCGATCCGCCGACCGCGGGGCTGGCGGTCGCGCGCATGGCGGCGCACATCACCTATCTGTCCGAAGCCGGGCTGACCGAGAAATTCGGCCGCCGCCTGCAGGGGCGGCCCGACAAGCCGGGCGGGGCCAAGAGCTTCGGCTTCGACGCCGATTTCCAGGTCGAAAGCTATCTGCGCCATCAGGGGTTGAGCTTCACCGACCGGTTCGATGCCAATTCCTATCTCTACATCACCCGCGCGCTCGATTATTTCGATCTGGCCGAGGATCATGGCGGGCGGCTGGCCGACGCGTTCCGGGGCAGCGCGGCGCGTTTCTGCCTGATCAGCTTCGACACCGACTGGCTTTATCCGACCGCCGAAAGCCGGGCGATCGCCCATGCGCTCAACGCCGCCGGCGCGGCGGTCAGCTGTGTCGAGCTTTCAAGCCCGTTCGGCCATGACGCCTTTCTGCTCGACGCGCCGGAGATGAACCGCATCGTCGACGGCTTTCTGAGGGCCGGGGAATGA
- the metW gene encoding methionine biosynthesis protein MetW translates to MTALRPDLAIIAANVARGTRVLDIGCGDGALMAALRDARGVDARGLELDPANVAAAVARGLSVMQGDADVDLVDYPAGAFDYAILSQTLQTTRRPDLVLDQLVRIGRRAFVSFPNFAHWRVRLSLLWGGRMPVTRLLPLQWYETPNIHHVTIDDFRALVAARGLAVEGSWFLSGDSLTSAAAANFRAEHAVFLLSRPD, encoded by the coding sequence ATGACCGCGCTGCGCCCCGATCTGGCGATCATCGCTGCCAATGTCGCGCGCGGCACGCGGGTTCTGGACATTGGCTGCGGCGACGGTGCGCTGATGGCGGCGCTGCGCGACGCGCGCGGCGTCGATGCGCGCGGGCTGGAGCTTGATCCCGCCAATGTCGCCGCCGCCGTGGCGCGCGGCCTGTCGGTGATGCAGGGCGATGCCGATGTCGATCTGGTCGATTACCCCGCCGGGGCGTTCGACTATGCGATCCTCAGCCAGACACTGCAGACGACGCGCCGCCCCGACCTTGTGCTCGACCAGCTGGTGCGGATCGGGCGGCGGGCGTTCGTGTCCTTCCCGAACTTCGCCCATTGGCGGGTGCGGCTGTCGCTGCTGTGGGGCGGGCGGATGCCGGTCACGCGGCTGCTGCCGCTGCAATGGTATGAAACGCCCAACATCCACCATGTCACGATCGACGATTTCCGCGCCCTTGTCGCCGCGCGCGGGCTGGCGGTCGAGGGCAGCTGGTTCCTGTCGGGCGACAGCCTGACCAGCGCGGCGGCAGCGAATTTCCGCGCTGAACATGCGGTTTTCCTGCTCAGCCGGCCGGATTGA
- a CDS encoding S41 family peptidase encodes MTARSPRPPIARTLVSALALLLSACGGGGGAGGQSGGQTGGGQVGGGTPLPPPVAANCSLSDRQAWARSVIDEWYLYPETVPGTLSPAGFTSVQAYIDALTATARAQGRDRFFTFVTSIAEENAFFAQGTTAGFGIRLQSDPVARRVTIIEAYEGAPALAAGLDRGDRIEAIGTGPTSLTPVEDLFARGGAAAITDALGPNTAGLARTLRVSGPTGTRTVSVTKASFDIPPVSSRYGVQILSDGGRQVGYLNLRTFISSADAPLRQAFARFRAAGVTDLVIDLRYNGGGLLSIAELFGDLLGRNRFAADVFGQTVYRPEKAANNRTRRFQTVAESVAPTRIAFITTGSSASASEVVINAMIPYLGANMALVGANSFGKPVGQIALDRAACDDRLRVLAFSTRNAAGSDNYFSGLAGVVPNSCQAADDTALPLGDRNEASLRAALDFIAGRPCTPIPTGQQARSLGTTRTAPEPLLPANPSAAQLELPGLF; translated from the coding sequence ATGACAGCCCGTTCGCCCCGTCCCCCGATCGCCCGCACGCTCGTTTCCGCCCTTGCCCTGTTGCTGTCGGCCTGTGGCGGGGGTGGCGGCGCGGGCGGCCAGAGCGGCGGGCAGACCGGCGGGGGGCAGGTTGGCGGGGGCACGCCGCTGCCGCCGCCGGTGGCCGCCAATTGCAGCCTGTCGGACCGGCAGGCCTGGGCGCGTTCGGTCATCGACGAATGGTATCTCTATCCCGAAACCGTGCCCGGCACGCTGTCGCCGGCGGGCTTTACCAGCGTCCAGGCCTATATCGACGCGCTGACCGCGACCGCGCGCGCGCAGGGGCGCGACCGGTTCTTCACCTTTGTCACCTCGATTGCCGAGGAAAACGCCTTTTTCGCCCAGGGCACGACCGCCGGCTTCGGCATCCGGCTCCAGTCCGATCCGGTGGCCCGGCGGGTGACGATCATCGAGGCTTATGAGGGCGCGCCGGCGCTGGCCGCCGGGCTGGACCGGGGCGACCGGATCGAGGCGATCGGCACCGGCCCGACCTCGCTGACCCCGGTGGAGGATCTGTTCGCGCGCGGCGGCGCGGCCGCGATCACCGACGCGCTGGGACCGAACACCGCCGGGCTGGCGCGCACGCTGCGCGTCTCGGGGCCGACGGGCACGCGGACGGTGAGCGTCACCAAGGCGTCGTTCGACATTCCGCCGGTCTCCAGCCGCTACGGCGTGCAGATCCTGTCCGATGGCGGGCGGCAGGTGGGGTATCTCAACCTGCGCACCTTCATCTCCTCGGCCGATGCGCCACTGCGTCAGGCCTTTGCGCGGTTCCGCGCCGCGGGCGTGACCGATCTGGTCATCGACCTGCGCTACAATGGCGGCGGGCTGCTCAGCATCGCCGAGCTGTTCGGCGACCTGCTCGGGCGCAACCGCTTTGCCGCCGACGTGTTCGGCCAGACCGTCTACCGGCCCGAAAAGGCCGCCAACAACCGCACCCGGCGGTTCCAGACGGTGGCAGAATCGGTCGCGCCCACCCGCATCGCCTTCATCACCACCGGGTCATCGGCCTCGGCCAGCGAGGTGGTGATCAACGCGATGATCCCTTATCTCGGCGCCAACATGGCGCTGGTCGGCGCGAACAGCTTCGGCAAGCCGGTCGGCCAGATCGCGCTCGACCGCGCCGCCTGTGACGACCGGCTGCGCGTGCTGGCCTTCTCGACCCGCAACGCGGCGGGATCGGACAATTATTTCAGCGGGCTGGCAGGGGTGGTGCCGAACAGCTGCCAGGCGGCGGACGATACCGCCCTGCCGCTCGGCGACCGCAACGAAGCCTCGCTGCGCGCCGCGCTCGACTTCATCGCCGGCCGGCCCTGCACGCCGATCCCGACCGGGCAGCAGGCCCGCTCGCTCGGCACCACGCGGACAGCGCCCGAACCGCTGCTGCCCGCCAACCCGAGCGCCGCCCAGCTGGAGCTGCCGGGGCTGTTCTGA
- a CDS encoding RsmB/NOP family class I SAM-dependent RNA methyltransferase — MGGDKMADGPGLAARRAALRLLDAVLRRGLPLEAALDAAARELTRGDDRALAHALAAAVLRRLPDLDALIDSATARPLPADAKARFALRIALAQALVLGTPGHAAIATVLPLVDGGPRKLVHGVFGTLMRRRVALPARPSLPGGVAQRWLAAWGRDMIDAAAEAIAAPAPIDLSFAVEPEAFDGVALAPRHRRLPPGTRVTELPGYAEGGWWVQDLAASIPARLLGAGGGRQALDLCAAPGGKTLQLAAAGWRVTALDNAPARLDRLRDNLARTGLPAELVLADVLDWAPPAPVDAILLDAPCSATGIFRRHPDVLHRVRAKDIAALAELQGRLLARAAGWLRPGGILVFATCSLEPQEGEAHLAAAEAAGLEPVPVLADELPPGILPDPRGHVRTLPSILADQGRLDGFFIARFRRAGQAGAD; from the coding sequence ATGGGCGGCGATAAAATGGCGGACGGGCCGGGGCTGGCGGCACGGCGGGCGGCGCTCAGGCTGCTCGATGCGGTGCTGCGCCGGGGGCTGCCGCTCGAGGCGGCGCTCGATGCCGCCGCGCGCGAGCTGACGCGCGGCGACGACCGGGCGCTTGCCCATGCGCTGGCTGCCGCCGTGCTGCGCCGCCTGCCCGATCTCGATGCGCTCATCGATTCGGCGACCGCCCGGCCGCTGCCCGCCGATGCCAAGGCGCGGTTTGCGCTGCGCATCGCGCTGGCGCAGGCGCTGGTGCTGGGCACGCCGGGCCATGCGGCGATCGCCACCGTGCTGCCGCTGGTCGATGGCGGGCCGCGCAAGCTGGTGCACGGCGTGTTCGGCACGCTGATGCGGCGGCGGGTGGCGCTGCCGGCGCGGCCGTCCCTGCCGGGTGGAGTGGCGCAGCGCTGGCTGGCCGCGTGGGGGCGCGACATGATCGATGCCGCGGCAGAGGCGATCGCCGCCCCGGCCCCGATCGATCTCAGCTTCGCTGTCGAGCCCGAGGCGTTTGACGGCGTGGCGCTCGCCCCCCGCCACCGCCGGCTGCCGCCCGGCACCCGCGTCACCGAACTGCCCGGCTATGCCGAGGGCGGCTGGTGGGTGCAGGATCTGGCCGCGTCGATCCCGGCGCGGCTGCTGGGCGCAGGCGGCGGGCGGCAGGCGCTCGATCTGTGCGCGGCACCGGGGGGCAAGACGCTGCAGCTGGCGGCGGCGGGCTGGCGGGTGACGGCGCTCGACAATGCGCCGGCGCGGCTCGACCGGCTGCGCGACAATCTGGCGCGCACCGGCCTGCCGGCGGAGCTGGTGCTGGCCGATGTGCTCGACTGGGCGCCGCCTGCGCCTGTCGATGCGATCCTGCTCGATGCGCCGTGCAGCGCGACCGGCATTTTCCGCCGCCACCCCGATGTGCTCCACCGCGTGCGCGCCAAGGACATTGCGGCGCTGGCCGAGCTGCAGGGGCGACTGCTGGCGCGGGCGGCGGGCTGGCTGCGGCCCGGCGGCATTCTGGTGTTCGCCACCTGCTCGCTCGAGCCGCAGGAGGGCGAGGCGCATCTGGCAGCGGCGGAGGCGGCGGGGCTGGAACCGGTGCCGGTGCTGGCGGACGAGCTGCCGCCCGGCATCCTGCCCGATCCGCGCGGCCATGTCCGCACGCTGCCGTCGATTCTGGCCGATCAGGGCAGGCTCGACGGCTTCTTCATCGCCCGTTTCCGCCGGGCCGGCCAGGCGGGCGCGGATTGA